The Triticum aestivum cultivar Chinese Spring chromosome 5A, IWGSC CS RefSeq v2.1, whole genome shotgun sequence genomic sequence ggagggggaggggtcccATTTTCTCGGTCATCGGGGCGGCGGACAGCCGGCGGTGCGGGTTCCGGTGGGGGCGGTGTGGTCGGACGGGAGCCGAGTGTATCCCCTGTTTATCCTGAGAGTTGCCCTCGTTGGACTAAACATAGTCCAGAGGGTGGCCTTTTCAAGGGATGTTTCCTTATAATTATATAAGGAGTTATACGTTTAGGGGATCTGCTAGCTAGGGGTAAATTCTGTAAACGAAAATTCCCCCCCTCAAATATAGCTTTTAAGGGATCTGGTAGAGACCCTCTAATAGGGTAGGTAACAACTACTGAATCTGCTGTACGGTTCTGCTTTGCAATGGAAGCTAGTAAGCTAGCCATGGTCTGATTGGGAAGTGGGTAAATGTTGACTTACATGTTTTAACCTCCCACTTCAAGCACAAATCTGCCTCTTATGGCTTGCAAGCCCCCATTGCCGGGAGGCTTTTTCATTACAGCAAGCCACCTCCCGCTTAGACTGCTTAGGGTTACATGTTCTTATGAGTTGTGAAGCTAACCAGCTTAGACAGTTTGGGGGCTCTTTTGGGAGGGATATGTTTACATGTTCAGAACCCAAACAGGCTTTTTCAATACAGCAAGTCACCTCCCGCTTAGACTGCTTCAGGTTACATGTTCTTATGAGTTGTGAAGCTAACCAGCTTGCATTAGACAGTTCGGGGGCTCTCTTGGGAGGGATATGTTTACATGTTCAGAACCCAAACATGTAGGTTCTCTGCATATCTAGTATCCATTTCTGGTCACTTGTTACTGTAGTTCTTGTATGAGGTTACAATTAACTTTCTTTAACATTGCTATCTACCATCTCAGTTTGCACTATTTTTGTCTGTCTCTGTAGTGTCCGTTTTAGGAATTATTTAAGAAATTACTTAAGTGATTTGCAGCTAATCAGAGTTATTTGACACAGGTTGCTCGAGCAGAGGCTGAACATGCCGTGCAACTAAGACAACGATTTGGTGGTGCCCATGCCATTAATGGGGCATGGTCTAGTTCTAGTACGCTCATGACCACTATCCCGTCAGAGCAGACTGCTGCGATGATGCAGAATGCAGCAATAAGCCCAATAACTCCCCAGTTTCAACCACCACATCCAGCAATCCCGCTTTCCGCCACAGCCAGTGCTGCAGATGATGAGCCCAAGAAAACGGCAGCAGCTATGGCAGATAAACTTGCATCTTTGGCATCTCCGGAGCAGGTGCTCTCCTCCATTTTGGCCTCCCTTGCTGCAGAACAAGCTGCTTCCATGAATGGCGGCCCGCCTTCCGTAGAGCTCTCGGAAGGGCCTCCAGGCTTCCAGATACCAAAGAGGCCTAGAATCGAGAATCCTACGCAAACCGGTGATATGGGTGCTCCCCCTTTCTTTGGGCAATTGCTGCAGGCACAGCAGAATGGAGCAGCGCCTACTTCTCTTGGAGGCATGCAGTCATCGATGCAGGCAAATCAAGCACTGGGCGCATTTGCACCACTTCCCCCTCCACTGCCACCTATGCTGCCGCCACTTCTGCAGCAATTCAGTCAAAATGGTGGAGGAATGTTCGGAATGGGACCTTTTGGGATGCTGGCCAGCTCTATGCCACCTCCACTGCCGAACATGCTACCTCCAGGTTTTCCAAGACCAAGTGggccgccacctccacctcctctttcACCAGCCCAGAATCAGAGTCAgacccagcagcagcagcaatctccACAGGCACCGCAGCAATCCCCAACATCAACTGGTTTCTTTCCAACACCAGGCATTGGTTTCTTCCCTCCGGTTCAGATGCAGCAATCACCGTCGGTCCAGCGGCAATGATTACATAGCAACTGTCAGGCTAAAAAGGTGTCAGTTGGGCCTAATTTGTATATTAAGCAATAATTCCAGAGTGTTAGTTGGCAGGTCTGCAGGCAAGCAGGATCATCAATGCTTATGAGTCGGAAAGGTTTGTAGAATAGGTCGGTGGTTTGTGTGATGTATAACCGGTAACTTTTCCGTTTTGGTTGAGGAGGTTCATCATATGAAGTGGTTAAGAGTGGTTAAGACTCTTCTTCGTTGATCTGTGGCTCCTTAATTAGTCCTGAGTCAAACAAATGTTGCTGCTTGAAGAGCTGTGAACATTGGGCTCCTCAACTTGAGAACTTACCAGTGGCTTTGGAACACATGTTATAGACCTATAGTCTCATAGAtcatgttgtttgtttaatttaaATCATTTAGACTAACATTTATttacatttatttatttattcaaatATAGTGTTTCGTTTATTATGTTGTTTCTTGTGCAAGTTTGCTGTTTTTCCTTGGGTCGGTTCTTTCTGAGTGAGGGTCTGGATGTGCTGTCAATTCAGACTAACGAGTGATTATCCAAGACCAAGAGGGTTGAAATTAGCAGAAGTGGAGCTGATTTAGAATAAGAGAGGTTAAATCAACAAAATTGGAGACAAGGAAATCCATCAAAGCAGTTTCATTAACTGCAGAACTCATATCTAGTTAGTATCTATACACAAAAAATAGTCTATAGACAAAAAATTGTCTCCAACTACTACTCCTGTGAGTGCTAGGTAATTAAGAGAGGGAACCAAGAGGCTGCTCGCCTGCTAGCTAGCTGATGATCAACCAACTAATTATTCCTGGGATTTGCATTTGATCTCCCCACAGGCGGCAGCGGCTTC encodes the following:
- the LOC123103111 gene encoding splicing factor 1 — encoded protein: MAAAKADAKAEPTATGGGGGGGGGSFTEERLSEKLNKLSSSAASIQTLSNWCIFHRKRARRVVDTWQRQFNNATTDKKVSFLYLSNDILQNSKRKGGEFVNEFWRVLPGLLKDFYENGGQDGKKVVARLIGIWDERKVFGTRSESLKDILGDNPPALNSNSTTSNPTSKPSSVSKSSQRDSSPIIKKLTVSGMPEKIITAYQSVLDQYFDEDTALNKCKITVGVLEKMNKDVDEACTNDIQQVSSLISNLQEQEAILKQCIEQLESVDAARITLISNLKEALSEEEKKSELLRNQLQVARAEAEHAVQLRQRFGGAHAINGAWSSSSTLMTTIPSEQTAAMMQNAAISPITPQFQPPHPAIPLSATASAADDEPKKTAAAMADKLASLASPEQVLSSILASLAAEQAASMNGGPPSVELSEGPPGFQIPKRPRIENPTQTGDMGAPPFFGQLLQAQQNGAAPTSLGGMQSSMQANQALGAFAPLPPPLPPMLPPLLQQFSQNGGGMFGMGPFGMLASSMPPPLPNMLPPGFPRPSGPPPPPPLSPAQNQSQTQQQQQSPQAPQQSPTSTGFFPTPGIGFFPPVQMQQSPSVQRQ